One stretch of Pararhizobium qamdonense DNA includes these proteins:
- a CDS encoding porin, whose amino-acid sequence MNIKSLLLGSAAALAAVSGAQAADAIVAAEPEPLEYVRVCDAFGTGYFYIPGTETCLKISGYVRTQLNYGENDFGDDGTDLNAFTRGQLVFEAKNDTEFGALSSAIVINAEQDNGVYLDAGWISIAGFDVGNYYTWWDTDLSGETDSLSSNDTSLNGIRYTYDGGTFQIGAAVEELEDASILFPTDGSGNDDVGAGGLIGFSLGGVKATIIGSYDFNVEEAAFRALLTADIGPGTLGIAGIYATDANYYWDVSEWTVAVEYKIQATEKLFITPAAQYFGDVDFRSVDAWRVGVTAGYQITEGLRTLATVNYTDADDANTSLTNGKDSKWTGFVRLQRDF is encoded by the coding sequence ATGAACATCAAGAGCCTTCTTCTCGGCTCCGCTGCAGCTCTCGCAGCAGTATCCGGCGCCCAGGCAGCTGACGCAATCGTAGCTGCTGAGCCGGAACCTTTGGAATACGTTCGCGTTTGCGACGCATTCGGCACAGGCTACTTCTACATCCCGGGCACGGAAACCTGCCTGAAGATTAGCGGTTATGTCCGTACGCAGTTGAACTACGGTGAAAATGATTTCGGCGATGACGGTACCGACCTGAACGCCTTCACCCGCGGTCAGCTGGTATTCGAAGCGAAGAACGACACTGAATTCGGTGCACTTTCCTCGGCTATCGTTATCAACGCTGAGCAGGACAACGGCGTTTACCTCGACGCAGGCTGGATCAGCATCGCTGGCTTCGACGTTGGTAACTACTACACATGGTGGGATACCGATCTCTCGGGCGAAACTGACTCGCTGTCCTCGAACGACACGTCGCTTAACGGTATTCGTTACACCTACGATGGTGGCACGTTCCAGATTGGTGCTGCTGTTGAAGAGCTCGAAGACGCAAGCATCCTCTTCCCGACAGACGGCAGCGGCAATGATGACGTCGGCGCTGGCGGTCTCATCGGCTTCAGCCTCGGTGGCGTTAAGGCTACGATCATCGGCAGCTACGACTTCAACGTCGAAGAAGCTGCATTCCGTGCGCTCTTGACTGCTGACATCGGCCCGGGCACGCTCGGCATCGCTGGTATCTACGCAACAGACGCCAACTACTACTGGGATGTTTCCGAGTGGACCGTTGCTGTTGAATACAAGATCCAGGCCACTGAAAAGCTCTTCATCACCCCGGCTGCTCAGTACTTCGGCGATGTCGATTTCCGCAGTGTTGATGCATGGCGTGTTGGCGTAACTGCCGGCTACCAGATCACTGAAGGTCTTCGCACACTGGCGACTGTTAACTACACAGACGCTGATGACGCGAACACCAGCCTGACCAACGGCAAAGACAGCAAGTGGACCGGCTTCGTCCGTCTGCAGCGCGACTTCTAA
- a CDS encoding YnfA family protein, which translates to MSAFAVYALAALAEIAGCFSFWAWMKLDKPIWWLIPGLASLALFAWLLTLIETAAAGRAYAAYGGIYIAASLGWLWLVEGVRPDRWDAAGVVLALAGTAIILGGPR; encoded by the coding sequence ATATCCGCTTTCGCCGTCTACGCCCTTGCCGCCCTTGCGGAGATCGCCGGGTGTTTTTCATTCTGGGCGTGGATGAAGCTCGACAAGCCGATCTGGTGGCTCATCCCCGGCCTGGCGAGCCTTGCGCTCTTTGCCTGGCTTCTTACCCTCATCGAAACGGCGGCGGCCGGACGAGCCTATGCCGCCTATGGCGGCATCTATATCGCCGCCTCGCTTGGATGGCTGTGGCTCGTCGAGGGCGTGCGGCCTGACCGGTGGGACGCGGCCGGCGTTGTGCTTGCCCTTGCAGGCACCGCCATCATTCTCGGCGGGCCGCGCTGA
- a CDS encoding DUF2177 family protein — protein sequence MKTILIAYAGTLVSLLTADAIWLGLVARTFYRDQLGEMMLPSPNFAIAAIFYVFFAMAIVLLAVMPGVKAGSLLTALGYGAVLGLAAYGTYDITNLATLKGWPPIVSVVDMAWGTFVTAFAASCGLLACRYFAGAAS from the coding sequence ATGAAAACTATCCTGATCGCCTATGCCGGAACGCTTGTCTCGTTGCTCACTGCCGATGCCATCTGGCTCGGGCTGGTGGCCAGGACGTTTTACCGCGACCAGCTCGGCGAGATGATGCTGCCATCGCCGAATTTCGCCATTGCCGCCATCTTCTATGTGTTTTTCGCGATGGCCATCGTTCTCCTGGCTGTCATGCCGGGTGTCAAAGCGGGCTCTCTTTTGACCGCGCTCGGATATGGCGCGGTTCTGGGGCTTGCTGCCTATGGTACCTATGACATCACCAATCTGGCGACGCTGAAGGGATGGCCACCGATCGTCAGCGTGGTCGATATGGCCTGGGGCACCTTCGTCACCGCATTTGCCGCCAGCTGTGGCCTGCTCGCCTGCCGCTATTTTGCCGGTGCTGCATCCTGA
- a CDS encoding PilZ domain-containing protein, producing the protein MTVTMRRLWIEPHGQIALEGVMMQNSTMYSVVSSKLYEQRFERFVIGQAGTLMSVKPGLGGVSTRTCRMTEISRGGASFVVNTTIGLPQHYYLTIVGSKKRIGCAEVYRRDNRIQVHFIKPIDEAFLHQIVRHEFFTGGEPKKH; encoded by the coding sequence GTGACTGTAACGATGCGGCGGCTGTGGATTGAACCGCACGGCCAGATCGCACTCGAGGGAGTGATGATGCAGAATTCGACAATGTATTCCGTGGTCAGTTCCAAACTGTACGAGCAGCGCTTCGAACGGTTTGTGATCGGGCAGGCCGGCACATTGATGTCGGTCAAACCGGGCCTCGGCGGTGTCTCGACCCGGACCTGCAGGATGACCGAGATTTCGCGCGGCGGCGCCAGTTTCGTAGTCAACACGACGATCGGCCTGCCGCAGCATTATTACCTGACCATTGTCGGCTCTAAGAAGCGAATCGGTTGCGCCGAGGTTTACCGCCGCGACAACCGGATCCAGGTGCATTTCATCAAGCCGATCGACGAGGCCTTCCTGCATCAGATCGTCCGGCACGAATTCTTCACCGGTGGCGAACCGAAAAAACACTGA
- a CDS encoding SEL1-like repeat protein, translating to MARFDIQNASDATMGGENRADVFCEMGLMYATGRGCDVDLIAAHKWLNIAAIKGSDRAAALRADLTMTMSKTDLATALRAAREWMTMH from the coding sequence ATGGCACGTTTTGACATTCAAAATGCTTCGGATGCCACGATGGGTGGCGAAAACCGCGCGGACGTCTTTTGCGAAATGGGTTTGATGTATGCAACCGGACGTGGCTGCGATGTCGATCTCATCGCCGCGCACAAGTGGCTGAACATCGCCGCCATCAAGGGCTCGGATCGGGCAGCAGCGCTGCGCGCCGACCTGACGATGACCATGAGCAAGACCGATCTCGCCACGGCCCTGCGCGCCGCCCGCGAATGGATGACAATGCATTGA
- a CDS encoding DUF2147 domain-containing protein has protein sequence MIRTLIVTAAMTMATAATGFAAEPIVGNWKTASGETAAIASCGGSYCITLKTGKHAGKRIGSMSGNGNSYSGEITDPANDKTYSGNASISGASLKMQGCVLKVLCKSQTWTRM, from the coding sequence ATGATACGGACTTTGATAGTGACGGCAGCCATGACGATGGCGACGGCAGCCACAGGCTTTGCCGCCGAACCGATCGTCGGCAACTGGAAGACGGCAAGCGGCGAGACCGCTGCCATCGCGTCCTGCGGCGGCAGCTATTGCATCACGCTGAAGACGGGAAAACATGCCGGCAAGCGCATTGGCAGCATGAGCGGCAATGGCAACAGCTATTCCGGCGAGATCACCGATCCGGCCAATGACAAGACCTATAGCGGCAATGCGTCGATCAGCGGCGCCTCGCTGAAAATGCAAGGCTGCGTTCTCAAGGTTCTCTGCAAATCGCAGACCTGGACACGCATGTAA
- a CDS encoding PilZ domain-containing protein, whose product MSMVMHLAEAKPGQLTTSYKHYYIERPCRILVVGQHLKTKTKYQCLLRHISIGGAMVDFNAHILLPAHFFLQIDGFQEEIGCSQVHRHHSELGVRFNMQLAPEFLSRLIRMNFTSGLI is encoded by the coding sequence ATGTCGATGGTGATGCATCTCGCTGAGGCAAAGCCGGGCCAGCTGACCACCAGCTACAAACACTATTATATCGAGCGGCCCTGCCGGATCCTCGTGGTCGGGCAGCATCTGAAGACGAAGACGAAATATCAGTGCCTGCTGCGGCATATTTCGATTGGCGGTGCGATGGTGGATTTCAACGCGCATATCCTGCTGCCGGCGCATTTCTTCCTGCAGATCGACGGTTTCCAGGAAGAGATCGGCTGCTCGCAGGTCCACCGGCACCACAGCGAGCTCGGCGTGCGCTTCAACATGCAGCTGGCGCCGGAGTTTCTCAGCCGCCTCATCCGGATGAATTTTACCAGCGGGCTGATCTGA
- a CDS encoding pyridoxal phosphate-dependent aminotransferase produces MSAFSRFTPLIASLPSTIPFVGPEAIERQRNRPIAARIGANESGFGPAPSVLKAMTAAASGVWQYNDPENFGLKAALAGHLGIAAENIAIGEGIDGLLGQIVRMVIEPGMPVVTSLGGYPTFNFHVAGHGGRLVTVPYVDDREDLDGLLAAVKRENAPLVYFANPDNPMGSWWDADSVIAFARALPDTCLLILDEAYGETAPAGTIPSIASLIEMPNVIRTRTFSKAYGLAGARVGYVISTAGTAQAFDKIRNHFGMNRIGTAAAVAALADTDYLAGVLERIAASRSRIAEIAARNGLKPLPSATNFVTIDCGKDAVFARAIVDGLMADHGIFIRMPGVAPLNRCIRISTGPEAEMALLEEALPHVLEKLGRQ; encoded by the coding sequence ATGTCCGCTTTTTCCAGATTTACCCCGCTGATTGCCTCTCTCCCCTCCACCATTCCCTTCGTCGGCCCTGAGGCCATCGAGCGCCAGCGCAACCGGCCGATTGCGGCGCGCATCGGCGCCAATGAGAGCGGTTTTGGGCCGGCTCCTTCAGTTTTGAAGGCAATGACGGCCGCCGCTTCCGGGGTCTGGCAATATAATGATCCGGAAAATTTCGGGCTGAAGGCGGCGCTGGCCGGCCATCTCGGCATCGCGGCTGAGAATATCGCCATTGGCGAAGGCATTGACGGGCTGCTCGGGCAGATCGTTCGCATGGTGATCGAACCCGGCATGCCGGTCGTCACTTCGCTTGGCGGCTATCCGACCTTCAATTTTCATGTGGCGGGGCATGGCGGGCGGCTGGTGACGGTTCCCTATGTGGACGACCGCGAAGATCTTGACGGGTTGCTGGCTGCGGTCAAACGCGAAAATGCGCCGCTCGTCTATTTCGCCAATCCGGACAATCCGATGGGAAGCTGGTGGGATGCAGACAGCGTCATCGCCTTTGCGCGGGCCCTGCCGGACACCTGCCTTCTCATCCTTGACGAGGCCTATGGCGAGACCGCCCCTGCGGGCACCATTCCCTCGATCGCGTCACTGATCGAGATGCCGAACGTGATCCGCACCCGGACTTTTTCGAAAGCCTATGGTCTGGCGGGTGCGCGGGTCGGCTATGTCATCAGCACGGCGGGAACGGCCCAGGCCTTCGACAAGATCCGCAACCATTTCGGCATGAACAGGATCGGCACCGCTGCAGCGGTCGCAGCGCTGGCGGATACGGATTATCTGGCTGGGGTTCTGGAAAGGATTGCCGCCTCGCGCAGCAGGATCGCTGAAATCGCTGCTCGCAATGGGCTCAAGCCCCTGCCTTCAGCCACGAATTTCGTGACCATCGATTGCGGCAAGGATGCCGTCTTTGCCCGCGCGATCGTTGACGGGTTGATGGCCGACCACGGCATTTTCATCCGCATGCCGGGTGTTGCGCCCTTGAACCGTTGTATCCGGATCAGCACCGGACCGGAGGCGGAGATGGCGCTTCTGGAAGAAGCCCTGCCGCACGTGCTGGAAAAGCTCGGCAGGCAGTAG
- a CDS encoding caspase family protein has product MFKRHLHGWLPVFVLALSVIAFHAGSAQAAKRVALLIGNEKYEATSQLNNPANDVELMKTSFEDAGFDTVTAVHDLDRASMVRALRDFEDTAAGADVAIIYYSGHGMEMNGENFLLPVDVSLKTDKDVEDEAIPLDRVQRSLEGATRLKLVILDACRNNPFEQSMSRSISTRAVSRGLARVEPESADLLVAFASKAGTVAMDGEGKNSPFATALSKYLTEPGVDVRIALGKVRDDVVTATNREQEPFVYGSLGGAQIFLNIKEVNINITNNGNTQEVSPNGQSAAAADWQNIRDLADKDLIQVFLAKHGADPVYKMLAEKKLKLLEEAAQTTVTPDEIAWEALKQSTDGAALTRFVERYPGSKHRADAETQIAALEPKKGLNISQTGKDTQASRDCYLLAGEPQSMPGFLGVNFLKIDSARALTACAQAVNENPDDMMLVNMLGRAQDAGRNYVDARSNYQKAADGGNMYGLTNLAWFSIYGTDGPVDVEKGKDMFEHAANNGNSYAQASLGWLYRDGYGSIPQDYAESLKWYQLSANQGYANAMATLGWFYREGNGVAKDLDQSLSWYQKAAEGGDANAMSSLGWAYQNGLGTPQDYTQAKLWYEKAANVGDAYSMALLGWFYDDGKAVPQDYAQARNWYEMASNAGSAYAMGNLSRLYDWGLGTRADPKEAVRWAAASVEGGDPSKLEELKTSPDNFTPAFRKEIQALLKDRGLYSGPLDGDFGAATQNAIDRLAKKS; this is encoded by the coding sequence ATGTTCAAGCGTCATCTCCATGGCTGGCTGCCGGTCTTCGTTCTGGCACTCAGCGTCATCGCGTTTCACGCCGGCTCCGCGCAGGCGGCAAAGCGCGTCGCCCTGTTGATCGGCAACGAGAAATACGAGGCCACATCGCAGCTGAACAATCCGGCCAATGATGTCGAGCTGATGAAGACCTCGTTCGAGGATGCCGGTTTCGATACGGTTACGGCCGTCCACGATCTCGACCGGGCCTCGATGGTCCGGGCGCTGCGCGATTTCGAAGACACCGCTGCCGGTGCCGACGTCGCCATCATCTATTATTCCGGCCATGGCATGGAGATGAATGGCGAGAATTTCCTCCTGCCCGTCGATGTCAGCCTGAAGACTGACAAGGATGTAGAAGACGAGGCAATCCCGCTCGACCGCGTACAGCGCTCGCTGGAAGGGGCAACGCGGCTGAAGCTGGTCATCCTCGATGCCTGCCGCAACAATCCGTTCGAGCAATCGATGAGCCGCTCGATCTCCACCCGCGCCGTCAGCCGCGGGCTCGCCCGCGTCGAGCCCGAATCGGCCGACCTTCTGGTCGCCTTCGCCTCGAAGGCCGGTACGGTTGCGATGGACGGCGAGGGCAAAAACAGCCCGTTTGCCACGGCGCTGTCGAAATATCTGACGGAACCGGGCGTCGATGTGCGCATCGCGCTCGGCAAGGTCCGCGATGACGTGGTGACAGCCACCAATCGCGAGCAGGAGCCCTTTGTCTACGGTTCGCTCGGCGGCGCGCAGATCTTCCTCAATATCAAAGAGGTCAACATCAATATCACCAACAACGGCAACACGCAGGAAGTCTCGCCGAACGGCCAGTCTGCTGCGGCTGCCGACTGGCAGAACATCCGCGATCTCGCCGACAAGGACCTGATCCAGGTGTTTCTCGCCAAGCACGGCGCCGATCCGGTCTATAAGATGCTGGCCGAAAAGAAGCTGAAGCTGCTCGAAGAGGCCGCCCAGACCACCGTGACGCCGGATGAGATCGCCTGGGAAGCGCTGAAGCAATCGACCGACGGCGCGGCGCTGACCCGTTTCGTCGAGCGTTACCCCGGCAGCAAACACAGGGCTGACGCGGAAACCCAGATTGCAGCGCTGGAGCCGAAGAAGGGCTTGAACATCTCCCAGACCGGCAAGGACACCCAGGCCTCGCGGGACTGCTACCTGCTCGCCGGCGAACCGCAATCGATGCCGGGCTTCCTTGGCGTCAATTTCCTCAAGATCGATTCGGCGCGTGCCCTCACGGCCTGCGCCCAGGCCGTCAACGAAAACCCCGACGACATGATGCTGGTCAATATGCTCGGACGTGCGCAGGACGCTGGCCGCAACTATGTCGATGCCCGCAGCAATTATCAAAAGGCGGCCGACGGCGGCAATATGTATGGGCTGACAAACCTCGCCTGGTTCTCGATCTACGGCACCGACGGCCCCGTCGATGTCGAGAAGGGCAAGGACATGTTCGAGCACGCCGCCAACAATGGCAATTCCTATGCGCAGGCATCGCTCGGCTGGCTCTACCGGGATGGTTATGGCAGCATCCCGCAGGATTACGCGGAATCCTTGAAATGGTACCAGCTTTCGGCCAACCAGGGCTACGCCAATGCCATGGCGACGCTCGGCTGGTTCTACCGCGAGGGCAACGGCGTCGCCAAGGACCTCGACCAGTCGCTCTCCTGGTACCAAAAAGCTGCCGAAGGCGGCGACGCCAATGCGATGTCCTCGCTCGGCTGGGCCTATCAGAACGGCCTCGGCACGCCGCAGGATTATACGCAGGCAAAGCTCTGGTATGAAAAGGCCGCCAATGTCGGGGACGCCTATTCCATGGCGCTGCTCGGCTGGTTCTATGATGACGGCAAGGCCGTGCCGCAGGATTATGCGCAGGCGCGCAACTGGTATGAAATGGCCTCCAATGCCGGCAGCGCCTATGCGATGGGCAATCTGAGCCGTCTCTATGACTGGGGGCTGGGCACCAGGGCCGATCCGAAAGAGGCCGTGCGCTGGGCTGCGGCCAGCGTCGAGGGCGGTGATCCGTCCAAGCTTGAAGAGCTGAAAACATCCCCGGACAATTTCACGCCCGCCTTCCGCAAGGAAATCCAGGCCCTGCTCAAGGATCGCGGCCTTTATAGCGGCCCGCTGGACGGCGATTTCGGCGCTGCCACCCAGAATGCGATCGACCGTCTGGCGAAAAAGAGCTGA